From a single Actinomyces viscosus genomic region:
- a CDS encoding DivIVA domain-containing protein, with the protein MTLLTADDVLNKKFQATKFREGYEQDEVDEFLDEVVEAMRQLEAENADLKAKLEAANRRVAQLGEGAAIPAAPASPVSPVQAEPAVSVPAVSGESGGQGPAAASGMLELAQRLHDEHVANGKAEGERIVTEARSTGEQIVREAEDQRNRTLAQLEKERSGLEHKIDELRRFESDYRTRLKSYLQNLLTNVEDGGESSISGL; encoded by the coding sequence ATGACGCTGCTGACAGCAGACGACGTCCTCAACAAAAAGTTCCAGGCGACCAAGTTCCGTGAGGGCTACGAGCAGGACGAGGTCGACGAGTTCCTCGACGAGGTAGTCGAGGCAATGCGTCAGCTGGAGGCTGAGAACGCCGACCTCAAGGCCAAGCTCGAGGCCGCCAACCGCCGAGTGGCGCAGCTCGGCGAGGGTGCTGCCATCCCCGCGGCCCCTGCTTCTCCCGTCTCTCCGGTCCAGGCCGAGCCGGCCGTGTCCGTGCCGGCGGTCTCCGGTGAGTCCGGTGGCCAGGGCCCCGCTGCCGCGTCCGGCATGCTCGAGCTGGCCCAGCGCCTCCACGACGAGCACGTCGCCAACGGCAAGGCTGAGGGCGAGCGCATCGTCACCGAGGCCCGCTCCACCGGAGAGCAGATCGTGCGTGAGGCCGAGGACCAGCGCAACCGGACCCTGGCTCAGCTGGAGAAGGAGCGCTCCGGTCTCGAGCACAAGATCGACGAGCTGCGGCGCTTCGAGTCCGACTACCGCACCCGCCTCAAGAGCTACCTGCAGAACCTGCTGACCAACGTCGAGGACGGCGGCGAGAGCTCCATCTCCGGCCTGTGA
- a CDS encoding YggT family protein: MSLVSVLAWILSSILSLYFLILLVRVVLDWIQVFARQWRPQGVILVMANFVYALTDPPLRLIRRRVPMARLGGVGIDLSFLVLVFGIWILQWFLRLLI; this comes from the coding sequence GTGAGCCTTGTCTCTGTGCTGGCCTGGATCCTGTCGAGCATTCTGAGCCTGTACTTCCTCATCCTCCTGGTCAGGGTCGTGCTCGACTGGATCCAGGTGTTCGCCCGCCAGTGGCGCCCTCAGGGTGTCATCCTGGTGATGGCCAACTTCGTGTACGCCCTGACGGATCCGCCTCTGCGACTGATCCGTCGGAGGGTTCCCATGGCGCGCCTGGGAGGGGTTGGTATCGACCTGAGCTTCCTGGTCCTGGTCTTCGGGATCTGGATCCTCCAGTGGTTCCTCAGACTTCTCATCTGA
- a CDS encoding polyphenol oxidase family protein, whose product MCDTNIGRVDDLIEVDLGPGARGYFTTRGLRARPVPDRSGPGAQVEERGSGIDGDGAGDGRASAYSGWNLALHVGDDPQRVDSHRRRLEALLGLEQDRHLAWMNQVHSAVVAEARAESVPTADALVLNARATGAPAGCCVLVADCVPLLLASRDGFLTAAVHAGRRGMLDGVVPATIESLRRAGAEPAELWAVVGPSVCGACYEVPDHMRALSAQREPACASRTSWGTPGLDVAAGVLAQLERAGVGHISAGQWCTYEDPRFYSFRRDGVTGRQAGVVVPR is encoded by the coding sequence ATGTGTGACACGAACATCGGTCGGGTCGACGACCTGATCGAGGTGGACCTGGGCCCGGGGGCCCGCGGGTACTTCACCACCCGTGGCCTGCGGGCCCGTCCCGTCCCCGACAGGAGCGGTCCCGGCGCGCAGGTTGAGGAGCGCGGCAGCGGCATCGACGGCGATGGCGCAGGTGACGGGCGGGCGAGCGCCTACAGCGGGTGGAACCTGGCGCTCCACGTCGGAGACGACCCGCAGCGTGTTGATAGTCACCGTCGCAGGCTCGAGGCGCTGCTCGGGCTCGAGCAGGACCGGCACCTGGCCTGGATGAACCAGGTTCACTCCGCCGTCGTGGCCGAGGCCCGGGCCGAGTCGGTACCCACCGCGGACGCGCTCGTCCTGAATGCCCGCGCGACCGGTGCGCCCGCCGGCTGCTGCGTCCTCGTGGCCGACTGCGTGCCCCTCCTGCTGGCCTCGCGAGACGGCTTTCTGACGGCAGCGGTCCATGCTGGTCGCCGCGGCATGCTCGACGGGGTCGTCCCCGCCACGATCGAGTCCCTCCGGCGTGCCGGAGCGGAGCCGGCCGAGCTCTGGGCCGTCGTCGGTCCGTCAGTCTGCGGCGCCTGCTACGAGGTCCCGGATCACATGCGCGCGCTGTCCGCGCAGCGCGAACCAGCCTGCGCCTCACGCACGTCGTGGGGCACTCCCGGCCTTGACGTGGCGGCGGGCGTCCTTGCTCAGCTCGAGCGCGCGGGGGTTGGGCACATCAGTGCCGGTCAGTGGTGCACCTACGAGGATCCGCGCTTCTACTCCTTCCGGCGAGACGGGGTGACCGGACGGCAGGCGGGCGTCGTGGTCCCGCGGTGA
- the ftsZ gene encoding cell division protein FtsZ — protein MTKLAEGTPVVESMAVDDAQHYQAEIKVVGVGGGGVNAVNRMIEADLRGVEFIAVNTDAQALLMSDADVKLDVGRDLTRGLGAGADPAIGRKAAEDHESEIREALDGSDMVFVTAGEGGGTGTGAAPVVARLAKSIGALTIGVVTRPFSFEGRRRSAQAEDGVQALREEVDTLIVIPNDRLLQIADKNISVVDAFKQADQVLLQGVQGITELITTPGLINVDFNDVKSVMQGAGSALMGIGSATGEGRAITATEEAIASPLLETSIDGAHGVLLFFQGGSDLGLFEMNEAANLVREAVHPEANIIVGNVVDGALGDEVRVTVIAAGFDSEPVVGGLADPVTRLSRAAAVPPVAASPVEDLPPAPAPRGGAHAAQNPVTRPVPLAPAPSPAAAAHLSEVSAAEALSSGSMPAYVDESYGSYGTVPAQQSVSELEVPQVIGVDADDDGIDLPDFLR, from the coding sequence CGTCGGCGTCGGCGGCGGCGGCGTCAACGCCGTCAATCGCATGATCGAGGCCGATCTGCGTGGCGTCGAGTTCATCGCCGTGAACACCGACGCCCAGGCGCTGCTCATGTCCGACGCCGACGTCAAGCTCGATGTCGGACGTGACCTGACCCGAGGTCTGGGGGCGGGCGCCGACCCGGCCATCGGTCGCAAGGCCGCCGAGGACCACGAGTCGGAGATCCGCGAGGCCCTTGACGGGTCGGACATGGTCTTCGTCACCGCCGGCGAGGGAGGCGGCACCGGTACCGGAGCCGCCCCCGTGGTCGCTCGCCTGGCCAAGAGCATCGGTGCGCTGACCATCGGTGTGGTCACCCGCCCCTTCTCCTTCGAGGGGCGCCGTCGCTCGGCCCAGGCCGAGGACGGTGTCCAGGCGCTGCGCGAGGAAGTCGACACCCTCATCGTCATCCCCAACGACCGCCTCCTGCAGATCGCCGACAAGAACATCTCCGTCGTGGACGCCTTCAAGCAGGCGGACCAGGTACTTCTTCAGGGCGTTCAGGGCATCACCGAGCTCATCACCACGCCCGGCCTCATCAACGTCGACTTCAACGACGTCAAGTCCGTCATGCAGGGCGCCGGTAGCGCTCTCATGGGCATCGGCTCGGCCACCGGCGAGGGGCGTGCGATCACGGCCACCGAGGAGGCCATCGCCTCTCCGCTGCTGGAGACCTCGATCGACGGCGCCCACGGCGTGCTGCTCTTCTTCCAGGGCGGCTCCGACCTGGGGCTGTTCGAGATGAACGAGGCTGCCAACCTCGTGCGCGAGGCCGTCCACCCCGAGGCGAACATCATCGTCGGAAACGTCGTCGACGGCGCTCTGGGCGACGAGGTCCGGGTGACGGTCATCGCCGCCGGCTTCGACTCCGAGCCGGTGGTGGGCGGACTGGCCGACCCGGTGACCCGGCTGTCCCGGGCCGCCGCCGTCCCGCCGGTGGCCGCCTCCCCGGTCGAGGACCTGCCGCCCGCCCCGGCTCCTCGCGGCGGTGCCCACGCCGCGCAGAACCCGGTGACCCGTCCTGTCCCGCTGGCTCCGGCGCCGTCACCGGCGGCCGCGGCCCACCTGTCGGAGGTCAGCGCGGCCGAGGCCCTGTCGTCGGGAAGCATGCCCGCCTACGTCGATGAGTCCTACGGCTCCTACGGCACGGTTCCGGCTCAGCAGTCGGTCTCCGAGCTCGAGGTCCCTCAGGTCATCGGGGTCGACGCCGACGATGACGGCATCGACCTGCCCGACTTCCTGCGCTGA
- a CDS encoding cell division protein SepF: MGALRSMTSFLGYSEPEEETYEDSYEAADAGYAVQEHEQDFVDEGYEDFSAPAAPEPVAAAPDLRRIVTVHPSTYNEARIIGESFRDGVPVIINLTGMSESDARRMVDFSAGLVFGLHGAIERVTPRVFLLTPASVEIDGGEVAEARGRFFNQS; the protein is encoded by the coding sequence ATGGGCGCGCTGCGCAGTATGACCAGTTTCCTCGGCTACTCGGAGCCGGAGGAGGAGACCTACGAGGACAGCTACGAGGCTGCCGACGCCGGTTACGCCGTGCAGGAGCACGAGCAGGACTTCGTTGACGAGGGCTACGAGGACTTCTCCGCCCCGGCCGCGCCCGAGCCCGTCGCCGCCGCTCCGGACCTTCGTCGCATCGTCACGGTGCACCCCTCGACCTACAACGAGGCCAGGATCATCGGCGAGTCCTTCCGCGACGGGGTTCCCGTCATCATCAACCTCACCGGGATGAGCGAGTCCGACGCCCGTCGCATGGTGGACTTCTCCGCCGGCCTGGTCTTCGGCCTGCACGGTGCGATCGAGCGGGTCACGCCCCGGGTGTTCCTGCTGACTCCCGCCAGCGTCGAGATCGACGGCGGTGAGGTCGCTGAGGCCCGCGGCCGGTTCTTCAACCAGAGCTGA